A genomic region of Arachis stenosperma cultivar V10309 chromosome 9, arast.V10309.gnm1.PFL2, whole genome shotgun sequence contains the following coding sequences:
- the LOC130951429 gene encoding probable phytol kinase 1, chloroplastic isoform X1, translating to MTLTSLTLSSNHHHLLPFSSVRHCRRHHQLRTSDTTLFAPPQHWNNNNNSSLSFVKQTTTKDTSHNNVRFLCSPPPLLAVPVSLSQRVSRFVVPRGVPVDDLFYNGGATVAVLGGAYALVSAFDALTHRNILNQGLSRKLVHIMSGLLFLASWPIFSNSTEARYFAAFVPFVNLLRLLVNGLSLASDEGLIKSVTREGDPKELLRGPLYYVLMLMLCALVFWRESPIGVVSLAMMCGGDGVADILGRRFGSMKIPYNQKKSWAGSISMLVFGFLVSIGMLYYYSVAGLMQLNWESTVTRVAVVSLVATIVESLPVTKVVDDNISVPLATMAVASFTFSH from the exons ATGACCCTCACATCCCTCACATTATCCTCTAACCACCACCATCTTCTTCCATTCTCCTCCGTGCGCCACTGCCGCCGCCACCACCAACTACGAACCTCCGACACAACCCTCTTTGCTCCACCACAACACtggaacaacaacaacaacagcagcCTTAGCTTTGTGAAGCAGACAACAACGAAAGACACTTCTCATAATAATGTCCGGTTTTTGtgctctcctcctcctcttcttgcTGTTCCCGTCAGCTTGAGTCAAAGGGTATCCAGGTTTGTTGTGCCACGTGGCGTTCCTGTGGATGATCTTTTCTACAATGGCGGAGCCACCGTGGCTGTTCTTGGTGGCGCTTATGCTCTTGTGTCTGCTTTTGATGCTCTCACTCATAGGAACATTCTCAACCAG GGTTTGAGCAGAAAACTGGTCCATATAATGTCCGGTTTGCTTTTTCTAGCTTCTTGGCCAATTTTCAG CAACTCCACTGAGGCTCGTTACTTTGCTGCATTTGTTCCATTTGTGAACCTTTTGAGGCTTTTGGTGAATGGTCTCTCACTGGCTTCTGATGAAGGACTGATTAAATCCGTGACTAGAGAAGGAGATCCCAA AGAATTGCTGAGGGGTCCCCTGTATTATGTTCTGATGCTGATGTTATGTGCTCTTGTTTTCTGGCGTGAGTCTCCAATTGGGGTGGTCTCGTTGGCAATGATGTGTGGAGGGGATG GTGTAGCTGATATCCTTGGTAGAAGATTTGGATCCATGAAAATTCCATACAATCAGAAGAAGAGTTGGGCTGGTAGCATATCCATGCTTGTCTTTGGATTCTTGGTTTCAATAGG GATGCTGTACTATTATTCAGTAGCAGGACTAATGCAGTTAAATTGGGAGAGCACAGTGACAAGAGTTGCTGTTGTTTCATTAGTGGCAACAATTGTAGAGTCCCTTCCAGTTACTAAGGTGGTAGACGACAACATATCTGTTCCACTAGCTACCATGGCAGTGGCATCTTTCACTTTCAGCCATTGA
- the LOC130951429 gene encoding probable phytol kinase 1, chloroplastic isoform X2, whose amino-acid sequence MTLTSLTLSSNHHHLLPFSSVRHCRRHHQLRTSDTTLFAPPQHWNNNNNSSLSFVKQTTTKDTSHNNVRFLCSPPPLLAVPVSLSQRVSRFVVPRGVPVDDLFYNGGATVAVLGGAYALVSAFDALTHRNILNQDSNSTEARYFAAFVPFVNLLRLLVNGLSLASDEGLIKSVTREGDPKELLRGPLYYVLMLMLCALVFWRESPIGVVSLAMMCGGDGVADILGRRFGSMKIPYNQKKSWAGSISMLVFGFLVSIGMLYYYSVAGLMQLNWESTVTRVAVVSLVATIVESLPVTKVVDDNISVPLATMAVASFTFSH is encoded by the exons ATGACCCTCACATCCCTCACATTATCCTCTAACCACCACCATCTTCTTCCATTCTCCTCCGTGCGCCACTGCCGCCGCCACCACCAACTACGAACCTCCGACACAACCCTCTTTGCTCCACCACAACACtggaacaacaacaacaacagcagcCTTAGCTTTGTGAAGCAGACAACAACGAAAGACACTTCTCATAATAATGTCCGGTTTTTGtgctctcctcctcctcttcttgcTGTTCCCGTCAGCTTGAGTCAAAGGGTATCCAGGTTTGTTGTGCCACGTGGCGTTCCTGTGGATGATCTTTTCTACAATGGCGGAGCCACCGTGGCTGTTCTTGGTGGCGCTTATGCTCTTGTGTCTGCTTTTGATGCTCTCACTCATAGGAACATTCTCAACCAG GATAGCAACTCCACTGAGGCTCGTTACTTTGCTGCATTTGTTCCATTTGTGAACCTTTTGAGGCTTTTGGTGAATGGTCTCTCACTGGCTTCTGATGAAGGACTGATTAAATCCGTGACTAGAGAAGGAGATCCCAA AGAATTGCTGAGGGGTCCCCTGTATTATGTTCTGATGCTGATGTTATGTGCTCTTGTTTTCTGGCGTGAGTCTCCAATTGGGGTGGTCTCGTTGGCAATGATGTGTGGAGGGGATG GTGTAGCTGATATCCTTGGTAGAAGATTTGGATCCATGAAAATTCCATACAATCAGAAGAAGAGTTGGGCTGGTAGCATATCCATGCTTGTCTTTGGATTCTTGGTTTCAATAGG GATGCTGTACTATTATTCAGTAGCAGGACTAATGCAGTTAAATTGGGAGAGCACAGTGACAAGAGTTGCTGTTGTTTCATTAGTGGCAACAATTGTAGAGTCCCTTCCAGTTACTAAGGTGGTAGACGACAACATATCTGTTCCACTAGCTACCATGGCAGTGGCATCTTTCACTTTCAGCCATTGA